In Rhodococcus rhodochrous, a single genomic region encodes these proteins:
- a CDS encoding FtsB family cell division protein yields the protein MSQRGRSRPGARRTRTEGVSGVRRPGRVRPTGSTAPAEHAAENAGARPAGREDPVHSSPGRGRPGGSGRARPTRVGAPRDSRRTRTERTVLGLSTGRAVVLALVVCGLALTLAVPLRTYVSQRSEAEQLAAERVQLEQEIAALEEQKARMEDPAWVRAQARERLRFVVPGDIPYQVQLPGDAPPEREEREPERPTTGAWYSDLWLSVSEPAPEPEPEPVPQQMPVAPPEPGDVPG from the coding sequence ATGAGTCAGCGCGGTAGATCCCGTCCCGGAGCGAGGCGCACCCGCACCGAGGGTGTGTCGGGCGTCCGGCGTCCGGGCCGGGTCCGGCCCACGGGATCTACCGCCCCGGCCGAACACGCGGCCGAGAACGCGGGTGCGCGGCCCGCCGGCCGCGAGGACCCCGTTCATTCGTCGCCCGGTCGCGGCCGGCCCGGTGGTTCGGGGCGAGCCCGCCCCACCAGGGTCGGCGCGCCCCGCGACTCCCGACGTACCCGCACCGAACGCACCGTCCTGGGCCTGTCCACCGGCCGCGCCGTGGTGCTCGCCCTCGTCGTGTGCGGTCTCGCCCTCACCCTCGCCGTGCCGCTGCGCACCTATGTGAGCCAGCGTTCCGAAGCCGAGCAGCTCGCCGCCGAACGCGTGCAGCTCGAACAGGAGATCGCGGCGCTCGAGGAACAGAAGGCCCGCATGGAGGATCCGGCCTGGGTCCGCGCCCAGGCCCGCGAGCGACTGCGGTTCGTCGTCCCCGGCGACATTCCCTACCAGGTACAACTCCCGGGCGATGCCCCGCCCGAACGCGAGGAGCGCGAACCGGAGCGGCCGACGACCGGCGCCTGGTACAGCGACCTGTGGTTGTCGGTCTCAGAACCGGCACCCGAACCCGAGCCCGAACCCGTGCCGCAGCAGATGCCTGTGGCACCCCCAGAACCAGGAGATGTTCCCGGGTGA